A single region of the Vicia villosa cultivar HV-30 ecotype Madison, WI linkage group LG4, Vvil1.0, whole genome shotgun sequence genome encodes:
- the LOC131595112 gene encoding peroxidase 16-like: MGALSIIVVLSNFVLLVSAQTSSAQTSSAELSKGFYGNSCPNVEQLVRSAVELKFQQTFVTAPATLRLFFHDCFVRGCDASILLNEGERNHPDDISLAGDGFDTVIKAKEAIESDPQCTNKVSCADVLALATRDVVNLAGGPFYEVELGRRDGKISTIASVQHNLPHPEFNLDQLNSMFSFHGLSQIDMIALSGAHTIGFSHCNRFSKRIYNFSPTTKIDPTLDLQYAFQLRQACPPKVDPRIAINMDPITPEKFDNQYFKNLQQGKGLFTSDQVLAIDKKSKDTVDLFASNEVAFESAFIDAITKLGRVGVKTGNQGEIRVDCTKVN; encoded by the exons ATGGGAGCTCTTAGCATCATTGTGGTGTTATCAAACTTTGTTCTTCTAGTTTCTGCACAAACAAGCTCTGCACAAACAAGCTCTGCTGAACTGAGTAAAGGGTTCTATGGAAATTCATGTCCCAATGTTGAACAATTGGTTCGGTCTGCCGTGGAGCTCAAGTTTCAGCAGACATTTGTCACTGCTCCCGCCACTCTTCGACTCTTTTTCCATGATTGCTTTGTTAGG GGTTGTGACGCTTCGATTTTACTTAATGAAGGAGAGAGAAATCATCCTGATGATATTTCATTAGCTGGTGATGGTTTTGACACAGTGATTAAAGCCAAAGAAGCTATTGAGAGTGATCCTCAATGCACAAACAAAGTCTCTTGTGCTGATGTTCTTGCTCTTGCTACAAGGGATGTTGTcaatttg GCTGGGGGACCATTTTATGAAGTGGAATTGGGTAGACGTGATGGAAAAATATCTACAATTGCAAGTGTTCAACACAATCTTCCTCATCCTGAATTCAATTTGGATCAACTCAATTCAATGTTTAGTTTCCATGGACTCTCTCAGATAGATATGATTGCATTATCAG GTGCACATACAATTGGATTTTCACACTGCAACCGTTTCTCAAAAAGAATCTACAACTTCAGCCCAACAACTAAAATTGACCCAACACTAGATCTACAATATGCATTTCAGCTAAGACAAGCATGTCCTCCAAAAGTTGATCCTAGGATTGCTATAAACATGGATCCAATCACTCCTGAGAAATTTGACAACCAATATTTCAAGAATTTGCAACAAGGAAAGGGACTATTTACTTCTGATCAAGTGTTGGCTATAGATAAAAAGTCAAAGGATACAGTTGACTTGTTTGCATCAAATGAAGTAGCTTTTGAAAGTGCTTTTATTGATGCTATTACTAAGTTGGGAAGGGTGGGGGTTAAAACTGGAAATCAAGGTGAAATAAGGGTTGATTGTACAAAGGTGAACTAG
- the LOC131599556 gene encoding uncharacterized protein LOC131599556: MGTKIEYSINPLAYLGDCNNFTLSGVDAREHYQNKEAKVINNHCSIGVNSLKNPMDRKLNRNNIESIKKTMQMHEDIFKNQVKELHRVYNVQKMLMDEHKNQTKQNKFWTPMNGTTIGINQPYFVQQPTQISFSHVQILKEDLMIKERSGSNSGDIILKKREIDFDLEKPARSDCDEEDMEVDLTLCIGGSNQTKNKKKKSYNLLPLPNSYVSFQSDRIGDCSDPTTPMSSSSVTFDQDKKVPHWFSQGLKLK, encoded by the exons ATGGGAACAAAAATTGAATATTCCATAAATCCACTAGCATATTTAGGAGACTGCAACAACTTCACTTTGAGTGGTGTTGATGCCAGGGAACATTATCAGAACAAAGAAGCAAAAGTGATTAACAATCATTGTAGTATTGGTGTCAATAGTTTGAAGAATCCAATGGACAGGAAGCTTAACAGAAACAACATAGAATCCATCAAaaaaacaatgcaaatgcatgaggACATCTTCAAAAACCAG gtaaaggaacttcatAGAGTATACAATGTGCAAAAGATGCTAATGGATGAGCACAAAAATCAAACCAAGCAAAATAAATTTTGGACCCCTATGAATGGCACTACCATAGGTATAAACCAACCTTATTTTGTTCAACAACCAACACAAATTTCATTTAGCCATGTTCAAATTTTGAAAGAGGATTTAATGATAAAGGAAAGAAGTGGAAGCAATTCAGGAGATATAATACtaaaaaagagagaaatagatTTTGATCTTGAAAAGCCAGCAAGAAGTGATTGTGATGAAGAAGATATGGAAGTGGATTTAACTTTATGTATAGGAGGAAGCAACCAAACAAAGAATAAGAAGAAAAAGTCTTATAATTTGCTTCCATTACCAAATTCTTATGTCTCTTTTCAATCAGATAGAATTGGAGATTGTAGTGACCCTACCACTCCAATGAGCAGCTCTAGTGTTACATTTGATCAAGATAAAAAGGTTCCACATTGGTTTTCTCAAGGTTTAAAGCTTAAATAG